One window from the genome of Candidatus Vogelbacteria bacterium encodes:
- the secE gene encoding preprotein translocase subunit SecE, protein MSWLSEYIKGTRSELRHVNWPTRRDTVIFTVVVIITSILAGAYLGLFDFIFNLILRAVILG, encoded by the coding sequence ATGTCTTGGCTTTCAGAATATATTAAGGGTACTCGAAGTGAATTGCGTCACGTTAACTGGCCGACTCGTAGAGATACGGTTATTTTTACAGTGGTAGTGATTATCACCTCTATTTTGGCTGGAGCTTACCTTGGTTTGTTTGATTTTATTTTTAATTTAATATTACGAGCGGTCATTTTAGGCTAA
- a CDS encoding bifunctional oligoribonuclease/PAP phosphatase NrnA produces the protein MKSVIIPQLTPQIKEAIDNSERILLHCHPSPDPDSVGSSLAVYHALRGIGKEVVVIGGDSPKPENLSVLPGWAEIVDKNFGEMDLSQFDLFIILDSGAPVMVTRLQEVVFPDHLKTIVIDHHATNTGYGQINLIEPGYPATAQVLYDLFEELQINITPDIAICLLVGMYYDTGGFRFRATTSRTFEIAAKLVEIYPDFTAIISAISDQLEPEQLYFKAMAFEHIELFGHDQVAIISIPYSLLKQHEIKEENIKNQGLPNTLITVKGWNIGISIIEKEEGFNRISFRVKERSGFDVSKIASLLGGGGHKPAAGALIQGTNEEAKQKVVEAIYTVYPELR, from the coding sequence ATGAAAAGCGTTATCATTCCACAACTAACTCCGCAAATCAAAGAGGCGATAGATAACTCGGAACGAATCTTGTTGCATTGTCACCCTAGTCCCGATCCCGATAGTGTGGGCAGTTCTTTGGCTGTGTATCACGCCCTTAGAGGGATAGGTAAAGAAGTGGTGGTGATTGGTGGAGATTCTCCTAAACCAGAAAACCTATCTGTCTTGCCTGGCTGGGCTGAGATAGTTGATAAGAATTTTGGCGAAATGGATTTAAGTCAATTTGATCTATTTATTATTCTCGATAGTGGTGCACCAGTTATGGTGACCAGACTACAAGAGGTAGTTTTCCCTGATCATTTAAAAACTATTGTGATTGACCACCACGCGACCAATACTGGTTATGGTCAGATTAATTTAATAGAGCCTGGTTATCCAGCGACAGCTCAAGTTTTGTATGATTTGTTTGAAGAGTTACAAATAAACATTACGCCAGATATAGCGATTTGTTTGTTGGTGGGGATGTACTATGACACTGGTGGTTTTCGGTTTAGGGCGACCACTAGTCGAACTTTTGAAATAGCGGCCAAGCTAGTGGAAATTTATCCCGATTTTACAGCTATTATCTCGGCTATTAGTGATCAGTTAGAACCAGAGCAATTATATTTTAAGGCGATGGCTTTTGAACATATTGAATTGTTTGGCCATGATCAAGTGGCAATTATTAGTATTCCTTATAGCCTATTAAAACAGCACGAAATTAAAGAAGAGAATATTAAAAACCAAGGTTTGCCTAACACTTTGATTACAGTGAAAGGCTGGAATATTGGCATCTCAATAATTGAAAAGGAAGAAGGTTTTAACCGGATTAGTTTTCGCGTTAAAGAAAGAAGTGGTTTTGATGTATCAAAAATAGCCTCCTTGTTGGGGGGCGGTGGCCACAAACCGGCAGCAGGGGCCTTGATTCAAGGCACCAACGAAGAAGCTAAACAAAAAGTGGTAGAAGCTATTTACACTGTCTATCCGGAGTTGCGTTAA
- a CDS encoding DUF677 domain-containing protein — protein MSKKRKSKKNKRFNLEKISTKATAWIGSTESLAVHTALFISAFLLGLLGVNWDRVLLVLTTIVSLEAIYLAIFIQMTVNRNTASLEEVEEDIEEIQAGVDTIQEDVDEMQQDVDEIQHNVDEIQQDVDEIEKQDDEIEDMTVATLETIKKQIEILTKNIEDLRKQ, from the coding sequence ATGTCTAAAAAAAGAAAATCAAAAAAGAATAAAAGGTTTAATTTGGAAAAAATTTCCACCAAAGCGACTGCCTGGATTGGTTCAACCGAATCCTTAGCTGTTCATACTGCCTTGTTTATTTCAGCTTTTTTATTGGGCTTGCTAGGTGTTAATTGGGATCGGGTGTTACTAGTGTTAACGACCATTGTTTCTTTGGAGGCGATTTATTTAGCCATCTTCATTCAAATGACTGTTAATCGAAACACGGCTAGTTTGGAAGAAGTAGAAGAAGATATTGAGGAGATTCAAGCAGGAGTTGATACTATTCAAGAAGATGTTGATGAGATGCAACAAGATGTGGATGAAATTCAACACAATGTTGACGAGATTCAACAAGATGTGGATGAAATAGAAAAACAGGATGATGAGATTGAAGATATGACGGTGGCGACTTTGGAGACGATTAAGAAACAAATCGAAATCCTAACTAAAAACATTGAAGATTTAAGAAAACAATAA
- a CDS encoding DoxX family protein, with the protein MLKRIQSYTDNPALGLLALRLTVGIPFVYHGATKLMNMGATVAFFASINLPAWLAWSVAIIELVGGLLMIAGVATQTVAVLFVFIMVGAITKIKGGMGYGNGGYELDLVLLLASIGVICAGAGRYTLEKFVNKGK; encoded by the coding sequence ATGTTGAAACGCATTCAAAGTTATACTGACAATCCCGCTTTAGGTTTGTTGGCTCTACGTCTAACGGTTGGTATCCCTTTTGTGTATCACGGAGCAACTAAACTTATGAATATGGGGGCAACGGTCGCTTTTTTTGCTTCAATCAATTTACCAGCTTGGTTGGCTTGGTCGGTGGCTATAATTGAGTTGGTGGGTGGCTTGCTGATGATTGCAGGAGTGGCTACTCAGACAGTGGCGGTGCTTTTTGTGTTTATTATGGTGGGGGCGATCACTAAAATTAAAGGGGGAATGGGTTATGGTAATGGTGGTTATGAGTTGGATTTAGTTTTGTTGTTGGCTTCTATTGGAGTTATCTGTGCTGGCGCTGGTCGTTACACTCTCGAAAAATTTGTTAACAAAGGAAAGTAA
- the msrA gene encoding peptide-methionine (S)-S-oxide reductase MsrA produces the protein MEQNLQQATFGAGCFWGVEETFRTLTGVIETAVGYMGGDKINPTYEEVCTDETGHVEVVHLTYDPTKIKYESLLKVFWENHDPTQIDRQGPDTGTQYRSVIFYHTSEQRDLAEQSKQGLDESGKLADRVATQILPAEIFYPAEDYHQKYLMKRGLNVCH, from the coding sequence ATGGAACAAAACTTACAACAAGCGACTTTTGGGGCTGGTTGTTTTTGGGGGGTGGAGGAAACCTTCAGAACTTTGACAGGAGTCATCGAGACCGCTGTGGGCTATATGGGTGGTGATAAGATTAATCCGACTTATGAAGAAGTGTGTACCGATGAGACTGGTCATGTTGAAGTGGTGCATCTTACCTATGATCCAACCAAGATTAAGTACGAGAGTTTACTAAAAGTTTTTTGGGAGAACCATGACCCGACCCAAATTGATCGTCAGGGTCCGGATACTGGAACGCAATATCGCTCAGTTATTTTTTACCATACTTCAGAGCAACGGGATTTGGCTGAACAATCGAAACAAGGGTTAGATGAATCGGGAAAGCTGGCCGATCGCGTAGCCACTCAAATTTTACCAGCTGAAATTTTTTATCCGGCCGAAGACTATCACCAGAAGTATTTAATGAAGAGAGGTTTAAATGTTTGCCACTAG
- a CDS encoding 23S rRNA (pseudouridine(1915)-N(3))-methyltransferase RlmH, translating to MKILIITIGKKHDDIIREGIEQYTKRIKNYSQIDWKIIPTSDPKTEGSKILSILAPGDFCILLDDEGINYSSEKLAELVNERMGSSDKRLVFIIGGAYGFDKKVKEKGQIVWSLGKLTFPHQIVRLIVAEQVYRSLTIIKGEGYHHAG from the coding sequence ATGAAGATTCTAATTATCACGATCGGCAAGAAACACGACGACATTATTCGAGAGGGAATTGAACAATATACCAAACGGATAAAAAATTATTCACAGATTGACTGGAAAATTATTCCCACTAGCGATCCTAAAACTGAAGGCTCAAAAATTTTGTCTATTTTAGCGCCTGGCGACTTTTGTATATTACTCGACGACGAAGGGATAAATTATTCGTCAGAGAAATTAGCTGAATTAGTGAACGAAAGAATGGGGTCAAGTGATAAACGCCTGGTTTTTATAATTGGTGGGGCTTATGGTTTTGATAAGAAAGTAAAAGAGAAAGGTCAGATTGTATGGTCATTAGGTAAACTAACTTTCCCGCACCAGATTGTTCGTCTAATTGTGGCCGAGCAAGTCTATCGATCACTCACTATAATCAAAGGCGAGGGCTATCATCACGCTGGATAG
- the lexA gene encoding transcriptional repressor LexA, whose amino-acid sequence MFEQYKNKILDFYRTHKRMPSYREIATLLQFKSSNAAYRLVEKLIEAGIVTKDNQGKLLPNKIFGEVPLLGSVTAGFPAMAEEAMLDSISLDDLMIEKKEKTYLLEVDGNSMIDAHIADGDMVIVEKTNRASDGDIVIAEVDGEWTMKYFKTKNGKSWLEPANKDFKAIYPEQSLTIGGVVKGVIRKY is encoded by the coding sequence ATGTTTGAACAATACAAAAACAAAATTCTAGACTTTTATCGGACGCACAAGCGCATGCCGTCGTATCGCGAGATAGCGACACTGCTACAATTCAAATCTTCTAATGCGGCTTATCGCTTGGTAGAGAAGTTGATCGAAGCGGGGATAGTAACTAAAGATAACCAAGGGAAGTTGTTGCCAAATAAAATTTTTGGCGAAGTACCTTTACTTGGTTCGGTGACTGCTGGTTTTCCGGCGATGGCGGAGGAAGCGATGCTTGATAGTATTAGTCTGGATGATTTGATGATCGAGAAAAAAGAGAAAACCTATCTACTAGAGGTAGATGGGAACTCGATGATCGACGCGCATATCGCTGATGGTGATATGGTGATTGTCGAGAAGACCAATAGAGCTAGTGATGGTGATATTGTCATAGCTGAGGTGGACGGCGAATGGACGATGAAATATTTTAAAACTAAAAACGGTAAATCCTGGCTCGAACCAGCTAACAAAGATTTTAAAGCGATCTATCCAGAACAATCCTTAACGATTGGTGGAGTAGTGAAAGGGGTGATTCGTAAGTACTAG
- a CDS encoding ABC transporter ATP-binding protein/permease, protein MKLLLSYLKKYWRVCLGVLVLASINQIFSLLDPLIFRHVIDGYTTNFDQYSKAEFLQGALWLMLAMIGVAFVSRVAKNFQDYYLNTVTQRVGAELYADGVKHTLGLPYSVFEDQRSGETLGLLQKVRGDVEKFIAAIINIVFVSLIGFTFIAIYAISIYWGVALAYALTVPIIGGISYVLSRKLKVVQQDIMKETTALAGSTTESLRNIELVKSLGLVDQEINRLNTTTEKILDLELKKLRYVRSLSFVQGTLINFLRTSILFFMLYLMYTQTITFGEFFSLFIYSFFVFNPLQEMGGVINSYREAEVSLRKFAEILEIPKEVVPANPKPLGRVEKLTFDHVSFAYQSATNQALKDISFGMTKGESIAFVGPSGSGKTSLVKLLVGLYQSDSGEIYYNDIASREIDFTEFRSQIGFVTQDTQLFAGSIKDNLLFVNPKATDEEIMTVLQKSACQNLLARADKGIDTLIGEGGVKVSGGEKQRLSIARALLRQPTILVFDEATSALDSLTEEEITKTVRELSLTKEHLSIMIAHRLSTIMHADRIYVLEKGLICESGTHEELVAQKGLYYAMWREQTGERV, encoded by the coding sequence ATGAAATTATTATTATCTTATTTAAAAAAATATTGGCGAGTGTGTTTGGGGGTTTTAGTCTTAGCCTCGATTAATCAGATTTTCTCACTACTTGACCCACTGATCTTTAGGCACGTGATAGATGGTTACACAACCAATTTTGACCAGTATTCCAAGGCCGAGTTTTTGCAAGGAGCGTTATGGTTAATGTTGGCCATGATCGGTGTGGCTTTTGTGTCACGAGTCGCCAAAAATTTTCAGGACTATTACCTGAATACTGTCACTCAACGAGTGGGAGCGGAGCTGTATGCTGATGGGGTCAAACATACTTTAGGTCTACCTTATTCGGTATTTGAAGATCAGCGTAGTGGGGAGACTTTAGGTTTACTCCAAAAAGTGCGAGGCGACGTCGAAAAGTTTATCGCTGCGATTATTAATATTGTTTTCGTGTCGTTGATCGGGTTCACTTTTATCGCCATCTACGCCATCAGTATTTATTGGGGAGTGGCCCTGGCCTACGCTTTGACTGTCCCAATTATTGGAGGGATCAGTTATGTGCTGAGTCGGAAGTTGAAAGTAGTGCAACAAGATATCATGAAAGAGACGACCGCCTTGGCTGGTTCGACGACAGAGTCTTTGCGTAATATTGAATTGGTCAAAAGTTTAGGTTTGGTGGATCAAGAGATCAATCGTCTCAATACGACGACGGAAAAAATTCTTGATCTAGAACTAAAAAAGTTACGCTATGTGCGCAGTTTAAGTTTTGTTCAAGGAACTTTGATTAACTTTTTACGGACTTCGATTTTGTTTTTCATGCTGTATTTAATGTACACCCAAACTATTACGTTTGGAGAATTCTTCTCACTCTTCATCTATTCTTTCTTTGTCTTTAACCCGCTTCAAGAAATGGGAGGGGTGATCAACAGTTATCGCGAAGCTGAAGTATCACTTCGTAAGTTTGCTGAAATTTTAGAAATACCAAAAGAGGTGGTACCAGCTAATCCTAAGCCGCTTGGTCGAGTTGAAAAACTAACTTTCGACCATGTTTCTTTTGCTTATCAATCAGCTACCAATCAAGCCCTTAAAGATATTTCTTTTGGTATGACCAAAGGTGAGAGCATTGCATTTGTAGGACCATCTGGTTCGGGTAAAACTAGCCTGGTGAAATTATTGGTTGGTTTGTATCAGTCGGATAGTGGAGAAATTTATTACAACGATATTGCTTCACGCGAAATAGACTTCACGGAGTTCCGTTCTCAAATTGGTTTTGTCACCCAAGACACTCAACTATTTGCTGGCAGTATTAAAGACAACTTACTGTTTGTGAATCCAAAAGCGACCGATGAGGAGATAATGACCGTGCTCCAAAAAAGTGCCTGTCAGAATTTGTTAGCTCGGGCAGACAAGGGGATAGATACTCTGATTGGGGAAGGTGGGGTGAAAGTCTCTGGTGGTGAAAAACAGCGACTATCAATCGCTCGAGCTCTACTGCGTCAGCCGACAATCCTAGTTTTTGATGAAGCCACCTCTGCCCTTGATTCGCTGACCGAAGAAGAGATTACTAAAACTGTCCGGGAGTTATCCCTAACCAAAGAACACTTGTCGATCATGATTGCTCACCGCTTGTCGACTATCATGCACGCTGATCGGATTTATGTTTTAGAGAAAGGGTTGATTTGTGAGTCTGGTACTCACGAAGAGTTGGTGGCGCAAAAAGGTTTGTACTATGCGATGTGGCGTGAGCAAACAGGCGAGCGAGTTTAG